One Phragmites australis chromosome 23, lpPhrAust1.1, whole genome shotgun sequence DNA window includes the following coding sequences:
- the LOC133906449 gene encoding purple acid phosphatase 2-like, whose amino-acid sequence MSGARRRLSSLVALAVLLAAAATRADAGPGVTSEYRRKLEATVDMPLDADVFRVPPGYNAPQQVHITVGDQTGTAMIVSWVTENELGNSTVMYGGAPDKLECHAQGTHTRYDYFNYTSGFIHHCTLKNLKHSTKYFYAMGFGHTVRTFWFTTPPKPGPDVPFKFGLIGDLGQTFDSNSTLSHYEANGGDAVLFMGDLSYADDHPLHDNNRWDTWARFVERSVAYQPWIWTAGNHELDFAPELGEEKPFKPFTHRYPTPYRAAGSTEPFWYSVKLASAHVIVLSSYSAYGKYTPQWMWLQGELNRVDRKVTPWLIVLVHSPWYNSNNYHYMEGETMRVQFERWLVDAKADLVLAGHVHSYERSRRVSNIDYDIVNGKSTPIRNLNAPVYVTIGDGGNIEGIANNYTQPQPSYSAFREASFGHATFEIKNRTHAYYAWHRNHDGAKVVADGVWFTNRYWMPTDDSD is encoded by the exons ATGTCGGGGGCTCGCCGGCGCCTGAGCAGCCTGGTTGCGCTCGCCGTGCTCCTTGCCGCCGCGGCGACGAGAGCCGATGCTGGGCCCGGGGTGACGAGCGAGTACCGGCGGAAGCTGGAGGCCACGGTGGACATGCCGCTCGACGCCGACGTCTTCCGCGTGCCGCCGGGCTACAATGCTCCTCAGCAG GTGCACATCACGGTGGGCGACCAGACGGGCACGGCGATGATCGTGTCGTGGGTGACGGAGAACGAGCTGGGCAACAGCACGGTGATGTACGGCGGCGCGCCGGACAAACTGGAGTGCCATGCGCAGGGCACGCACACGCGCTACGACTACTTCAACTACACCTCGGGGTTCATCCACCACTGCACACTCAAGAACCTCAAG CATAGCACCAAGTACTTCTACGCCATGGGGTTCGGGCACACGGTGAGGACGTTCTGGTTCACCACCCCTCCCAAGCCGGGGCCTGATGTACCGTTCAAGTTCGGGCTCATTG GCGACCTTGGGCAGACGTTCGACTCCAACAGCACGCTGTCGCACTACGAGGCCAACGGCGGCGACGCCGTCCTCTTCATGGGCGACCTCTCCTACGCCGACGACCACCCGCTGCACGACAACAACCGGTGGGACACGTGGGCCCGCTTCGTCGAGCGCAGCGTCGCCTACCAGCCCTGGATCTGGACCGCCGGCAACCACGAGCTGGACTTCGCCCCGGAGCTCGGCGAGGAGAAGCCGTTCAAGCCCTTCACCCACCGCTACCCGACACCGTACCGcgccgccggcagcacggaGCCGTTCTGGTACTCGGTCAAGCTGGCCTCGGCGCACGTCATCGTTCTGTCCTCCTACTCGGCCTACGGCAAGTACACGCCGCAGTGGATGTGGCTGCAGGGCGAGCTCAATCGCGTGGACCGGAAGGTCACGCCATGGCTCATCGTGCTCGTGCACTCGCCCTGGTACAACAGCAACAACTACCACTACATGGAGGGCGAGACGATGCGAGTGCAGTTCGAGCGCTGGCTCGTCGACGCTAAGGCCGACCTCGTCCTCGCCGGCCACGTCCACTCGTACGAGCGCAGCCGCCGTGTCTCCAACATCGACTATGACATCGTCAACGGCAAGTCCACGCCCATCCGCAACCTCAACGCCCCCGTCTACGTCACCatcggcgacggcggcaacATCGAGGGCATCGCCAACAACTACACGCAGCCACAGCCGAGCTACTCGGCGTTCCGGGAGGCCAGCTTCGGGCACGCCACCTTCGAGATCAAGAACCGGACGCACGCCTACTACGCGTGGCACCGCAACCACGACGGCGCCAAGGTCGTCGCCGACGGCGTCTGGTTCACCAACAGGTACTGGATGCCCACCGATGACTCCGACTGA
- the LOC133906399 gene encoding purple acid phosphatase 2-like, producing MTMRRVLSLLVLVAVAAACVDAGVTSSYRRSLQMLPDMPLDADVFRAPPGFNAPEQVHITQGDLTGRAMIVSWVTPKHAGSNVVRYGLSADDLSLAAEGTVQRYTFGGSYKSGYIHHANLTGLDYGTRYHYAVGFSYAIRTFSFKTPPKPGLDVPFKFGLIGDLGQTFHSNDTLKHYEASNADAVLFIGDLSYADDHPDHDNTRWDTWGRFTERVVAHQPWIWTTGNHEIDYAPEIGETDPFKPFTNRYPTPFAASGSTRPFWYSVKIASAHVIVLASYSAYGQYTPQWTWLQDELKRVNRTETPWLVVCVHSPWYNSNDYHYMEGETMRVQFERWLVDAKVDLVLAGHVHSYERSHRVSNVAYDIANGRATPAFNSSAPVYVNIGDGGNIEGLANQFRWPQPDYSAFREASFGHATLEIKNRTHAYYEWHRNHDGVKVVADKAWFTNRYWLPTDTN from the exons ATGACGATGCGCCGTGTGCTCTCGCTCTTGGTGCTCgtggccgtggcggcggcgTGCGTCGATGCCGGCGTGACGAGCAGCTACCGGAGGAGCCTGCAGATGCTCCCGGACATGCCGCTCGACGCCGACGTCTTCCGCGCGCCGCCGGGGTTCAACGCGCCGGAGCAGGTGCACATCACGCAGGGCGACCTCACGGGCCGCGCGATGATCGTGTCGTGGGTGACGCCCAAGCACGCGGGCAGCAACGTCGTGCGCTACGGCCTCTCCGCCGACGACCTCAGCCTCGCCGCCGAGGGCACCGTCCAGCGCTACACCTTCGGAGGCTCGTATAAGTCCGGCTACATCCACCACGCCAACCTCACGGGCCTCGACTACGGCACCAGGTACCACTACGCCGTTGGCTTCAGCTACGCCATCAGGACCTTCTCCTTCAAGACGCCGCCCAAGCCCGGCCTTGACGTGCCATTCAAGTTCGGCTTGATCG GTGACCTCGGGCAGACGTTCCACTCGAACGACACGCTGAAGCACTACGAGGCGTCCAACGCCGATGCGGTGCTCTTCATCGGCGACCTCTCGTACGCCGATGACCACCCCGATCACGACAACACCCGCTGGGACACGTGGGGCCGCTTCACCGAGAGGGTCGTCGCGCACCAGCCATGGATCTGGACCACCGGCAACCACGAGATTGACTACGCGCCGGAGATCGGCGAGACGGACCCGTTCAAGCCCTTCACCAACCGGTACCCGACGCCATTCGCGGCGTCCGGCAGCACGCGGCCGTTCTGGTACTCGGTGAAGATTGCGTCGGCACACGTCATCGTGCTGGCCTCCTACTCCGCCTACGGCCAGTACACGCCGCAGTGGACGTGGCTGCAGGACGAGCTGAAGCGCGTCAACCGCACCGAGACGCCGTGGCTGGTCGTCTGCGTGCACTCGCCGTGGTACAACAGCAACGACTACCATTACATGGAGGGCGAGACGATGCGCGTGCAGTTCGAGCGCTGGCTCGTCGACGCCAAGGTTGACCTCGTCCTCGCCGGGCACGTCCATTCGTACGAGCGCAGCCACCGCGTCTCCAACGTCGCCTACGACATCGCCAACGGCAGGGCTACGCCGGCGTTCAACAGCTCCGCGCCGGTCTACGTCAACATCGGCGACGGTGGCAACATCGAGGGCCTCGCCAACCAATTCCGGTGGCCGCAGCCGGACTACTCGGCGTTCCGGGAGGCGAGCTTCGGGCACGCGACGCTGGAGATCAAGAACCGCACGCACGCCTATTACGAGTGGCACCGCAACCACGACGGCGTCAAGGTCGTCGCCGACAAGGCTTGGTTCACCAACCGATACTGGCTGCCCACCGACACCAACTAG